A DNA window from Chelativorans sp. AA-79 contains the following coding sequences:
- a CDS encoding DUF1236 domain-containing protein produces MKTFVLKSATAAVALFALSGVAAAQTMATATTDLNIRSGPGPEYEVVGVIDASDEATIDGCIEGSKWCQVTYNGVQGWAYSDYLTASLSGGETVVLTERPPEAVPTVTYETTASTEGAGAVTGATTGAVAGAIIAGPVGAAVGGAAGAVAGGAVDTITPPQQVVTYVQEHQVEPVYLEGEVVVGAQLPETVTVREIPDYEYRYVYVNGQPVLVEPQSRRIVYVMR; encoded by the coding sequence ATGAAAACGTTTGTCTTGAAGAGCGCCACGGCCGCCGTAGCGCTGTTCGCCCTGTCGGGTGTCGCTGCGGCCCAGACCATGGCGACCGCCACGACGGACCTGAACATCCGCTCGGGTCCGGGACCTGAATATGAAGTCGTCGGTGTCATCGATGCTTCCGATGAGGCCACCATCGATGGCTGTATCGAGGGCAGCAAATGGTGCCAGGTGACGTATAACGGCGTGCAGGGCTGGGCTTATTCGGACTACCTGACGGCGAGCCTGAGCGGCGGAGAGACCGTCGTGCTCACGGAGCGCCCACCCGAGGCGGTTCCGACGGTCACCTATGAGACCACGGCGAGCACGGAAGGTGCGGGCGCCGTGACTGGCGCGACGACCGGCGCCGTCGCCGGCGCGATCATCGCCGGCCCCGTGGGCGCGGCGGTCGGCGGTGCGGCAGGTGCGGTGGCCGGCGGTGCGGTCGACACCATCACCCCGCCGCAGCAGGTCGTGACCTATGTCCAGGAACATCAGGTCGAGCCCGTCTACCTCGAAGGCGAGGTTGTGGTCGGCGCCCAGCTTCCCGAGACCGTGACCGTCCGGGAGATACCCGACTACGAATACCGCTATGTCTATGTGAACGGCCAGCCGGTTCTGGTAGAGCCGCAGAGCCGCCGCATCGTCTACGTGATGCGGTAA
- a CDS encoding GNAT family N-acetyltransferase: MVPVLESERLVLRSWRKEDFPAFAAFYGDEERTRYIGGPRNEYQSWTVFAAHMGEWAFNGFGFFAAERREDGAVVGYAGLWQPPYVDEPELAWSLYAGFEGRGYAVEAARRVQLWAARDLGLPPLMSFVHPENLPSQAVAKRLGATPLPPTTLRGEPRLRFRHVLPA, from the coding sequence ATGGTTCCGGTGCTGGAGAGCGAACGCCTGGTGTTGCGCAGCTGGCGCAAGGAGGATTTCCCCGCTTTCGCTGCGTTCTATGGGGACGAGGAGCGCACGCGCTATATCGGCGGGCCGCGCAACGAGTACCAGTCCTGGACGGTCTTTGCCGCCCATATGGGCGAGTGGGCGTTCAACGGGTTCGGTTTCTTCGCTGCCGAGCGCCGGGAGGACGGCGCGGTTGTCGGCTATGCCGGGCTGTGGCAGCCGCCCTATGTGGACGAACCGGAGCTGGCCTGGAGCCTCTATGCCGGCTTCGAAGGGCGCGGCTATGCGGTGGAAGCTGCCAGGCGCGTGCAGCTCTGGGCCGCGCGCGATCTCGGCCTGCCGCCGCTCATGAGCTTCGTCCATCCCGAGAATCTGCCGTCCCAAGCGGTAGCCAAGAGGCTGGGGGCGACACCCTTGCCGCCAACCACCTTGCGCGGCGAGCCGCGCTTGCGTTTCCGGCATGTCCTGCCGGCCTGA
- a CDS encoding chorismate mutase, which produces MSTQTDSARARLLELRASIDNLDAALIHILAERFRCTKAVGSLKAENNMPPADPAREQQQIARLRQLADEANLDPDFAEKLLTFIAREVIRHHEAIAEAHAAAPAGSRA; this is translated from the coding sequence ATGAGCACGCAAACGGATTCCGCCAGGGCGCGTCTTCTGGAGCTGCGCGCCTCCATCGACAATCTCGACGCCGCGCTGATCCATATCCTGGCCGAGCGCTTCCGCTGCACGAAGGCGGTGGGCTCGCTCAAGGCCGAGAACAACATGCCGCCGGCGGATCCCGCACGCGAGCAGCAGCAGATCGCGCGGCTGCGACAGCTTGCCGATGAGGCGAATCTCGATCCCGATTTCGCGGAGAAGCTCCTCACTTTCATCGCCCGCGAGGTTATCCGTCATCACGAGGCGATCGCCGAGGCGCATGCTGCGGCACCCGCGGGGAGCAGGGCCTGA
- a CDS encoding lytic transglycosylase domain-containing protein produces the protein MNPGYKAKSLAAVLFASVFLGGSAHAATCGNDSKGFEAWKAAFSQEAAARGASRSALDALARTSYASKTIAADRGQKSFKLSLESFMQKRGANVIVSRGKSMKKKHAALFDRIEQQYGVPSGPLIAIWGMETGFGGFMGNQHTLSAVATLAYDCRRSEFFTGHLHAALTLIDRGMMSPSAVGAAHGEIGQTQFLPGNALRYAVDGDGNGRIDMIGSIPDALASTANFLRAHGWRPGAGYQPGEPNFVAIQGWNAASVYQQAIAIMAAQIDAN, from the coding sequence ATGAATCCGGGTTACAAGGCGAAAAGTCTCGCCGCGGTTCTGTTTGCATCCGTCTTCTTGGGCGGATCCGCCCATGCCGCCACCTGCGGAAACGACAGCAAGGGCTTCGAAGCCTGGAAGGCGGCTTTCTCCCAGGAGGCGGCGGCCCGCGGCGCGAGCCGGAGCGCGCTCGATGCGCTCGCACGCACCAGCTATGCCAGCAAGACCATTGCCGCCGATCGCGGACAGAAGAGCTTCAAGCTGTCGCTCGAGAGCTTCATGCAAAAGCGCGGCGCGAACGTCATCGTCTCGCGCGGCAAGAGCATGAAGAAGAAGCATGCGGCCTTGTTCGACAGGATCGAGCAGCAATACGGCGTGCCCTCCGGCCCGCTGATCGCCATCTGGGGCATGGAAACCGGCTTCGGCGGTTTCATGGGCAACCAGCACACGCTTTCGGCCGTGGCCACGCTCGCCTATGACTGCCGCCGCTCGGAATTCTTCACCGGCCATCTCCATGCGGCGCTGACCCTGATCGACCGCGGCATGATGAGCCCTTCCGCGGTGGGCGCCGCTCATGGCGAGATCGGCCAGACGCAGTTCCTGCCGGGCAATGCGCTGCGCTACGCCGTGGACGGGGACGGAAACGGCCGCATCGACATGATCGGCTCCATCCCCGACGCCCTGGCTTCCACGGCCAATTTCCTGCGCGCGCATGGCTGGCGACCCGGAGCCGGCTACCAGCCGGGCGAGCCCAACTTCGTCGCGATCCAGGGCTGGAATGCGGCTAGCGTCTACCAGCAGGCAATCGCGATCATGGCAGCGCAGATCGACGCGAACTGA
- the rpsP gene encoding 30S ribosomal protein S16 — MALKIRLARAGSKKRPYYQIVVADVRAPRDGRFIEQLGSWNPMLPRDAERVKLNEERIKHWLANGALPTDRVLRFLDQAGLAKRPERSNPTKAEPGKKAQERLAAQKQAEEAATAAAAEAAAAPAEAPAEEAAS; from the coding sequence ATGGCACTGAAAATCCGACTGGCCCGAGCGGGCTCCAAGAAGCGTCCCTATTACCAGATCGTCGTGGCCGACGTGCGCGCACCGCGCGACGGCCGCTTCATCGAGCAGCTCGGCTCCTGGAACCCGATGCTGCCCAGGGACGCCGAGCGCGTGAAGCTGAATGAAGAGCGCATCAAGCATTGGCTCGCGAACGGTGCATTGCCGACCGACCGCGTGCTGCGCTTCCTCGACCAGGCGGGCCTTGCCAAGCGGCCCGAGCGCAGCAACCCGACGAAGGCCGAGCCCGGCAAGAAGGCCCAGGAGCGCCTCGCCGCCCAAAAGCAGGCTGAAGAGGCGGCTACGGCCGCAGCCGCCGAAGCTGCAGCCGCGCCTGCCGAGGCTCCGGCCGAGGAAGCTGCGAGCTGA
- the ffh gene encoding signal recognition particle protein, with amino-acid sequence MFENLQERLGAILNGLTGRGALSEADVAAALREVRRALIEADVALDVVRSFTDRVREKAVGAAVLKSVKPGQMVVKIVHDELVEMLGEEGETVDLNAPAPVVVMMVGLQGSGKTTTTGKIAKRISERQGKKVLMASLDTRRPAAQEQLRQIGEQVSVATLPIVANQTPVDIAKRAVQAAKLGGHDVVILDTAGRTHIDEPLMAEMADIKRSSNPHEILLVADALTGQDAVNLARNFDERVGITGLVLTRMDGDGRGGAALSMRAVTGKPIKLIGVGEKMDALEEFHPRRIADRILGMGDIVSLVEKAAETIDQEKAAAMAKKMQEGKFDLNDLADQLRQMQKMGGMGGIMGMMPGMGKMKDQLAAAGLDDKMFGRQIAIIQSMTPKERANPDLLKHSRKKRIAAGSGTDAAQINKLLKMHRQMADMMKAMGGKGKKGGMMRGLMGGMAGKMGLGGMPGGMGGMPDLAKMDPKQLEALQKQLGGAGGLPQGQPKGGLPGLPGAGGLPGLPGGGLPRKK; translated from the coding sequence ATGTTTGAGAACCTGCAGGAACGCCTTGGCGCCATCCTGAACGGCCTGACGGGGCGCGGCGCGCTGTCGGAGGCGGACGTTGCGGCCGCGCTGCGCGAGGTACGCAGGGCCCTGATCGAGGCCGACGTGGCGCTCGACGTGGTTCGTTCCTTCACCGACCGGGTGCGCGAGAAGGCGGTGGGCGCAGCGGTGCTGAAATCCGTCAAACCCGGGCAGATGGTCGTCAAGATCGTCCATGACGAACTCGTGGAGATGCTGGGCGAGGAAGGCGAGACCGTCGATCTCAACGCGCCGGCCCCCGTGGTCGTGATGATGGTAGGCCTGCAGGGCTCCGGCAAGACGACGACGACCGGCAAGATCGCCAAGCGGATCTCCGAGCGTCAGGGCAAGAAGGTCCTGATGGCCTCGCTCGACACACGCCGGCCCGCTGCCCAGGAGCAGTTGCGCCAGATCGGCGAGCAGGTTTCCGTTGCCACGCTCCCGATCGTGGCGAACCAGACGCCGGTCGATATCGCCAAGCGCGCGGTGCAGGCGGCCAAGTTGGGCGGCCACGACGTCGTGATCCTCGACACCGCCGGCCGGACGCATATAGACGAGCCGCTGATGGCCGAGATGGCCGATATCAAGCGCAGCTCGAACCCGCACGAGATTCTGCTGGTCGCCGATGCGCTGACCGGTCAGGACGCGGTGAACCTCGCCAGGAACTTCGACGAGCGCGTGGGCATCACGGGTCTCGTGCTCACCCGCATGGACGGCGACGGGCGCGGTGGCGCTGCCCTTTCCATGCGCGCCGTCACCGGCAAGCCGATCAAGCTCATCGGCGTGGGCGAGAAAATGGACGCGCTGGAGGAGTTTCATCCCCGCCGCATCGCAGACCGCATCCTCGGCATGGGCGATATCGTCTCCCTGGTCGAGAAGGCGGCGGAGACGATCGACCAGGAAAAAGCCGCCGCAATGGCGAAGAAGATGCAGGAGGGGAAGTTCGATCTGAACGACCTCGCCGATCAGCTTCGCCAGATGCAGAAAATGGGGGGAATGGGCGGCATCATGGGCATGATGCCCGGCATGGGCAAGATGAAGGACCAGCTCGCCGCCGCAGGTCTCGACGACAAGATGTTCGGCCGCCAGATCGCCATCATCCAGTCCATGACGCCCAAGGAGCGCGCCAACCCCGACCTCCTGAAGCACAGCCGCAAGAAGCGCATCGCGGCGGGCTCGGGCACGGATGCGGCGCAGATCAACAAGCTGCTCAAGATGCACCGCCAGATGGCGGACATGATGAAGGCCATGGGCGGCAAGGGCAAGAAGGGCGGCATGATGCGCGGCCTCATGGGTGGCATGGCGGGGAAGATGGGTCTTGGCGGCATGCCGGGCGGCATGGGCGGAATGCCCGATCTCGCGAAAATGGACCCGAAGCAACTCGAAGCCCTGCAGAAGCAGCTGGGCGGTGCGGGCGGCCTGCCCCAAGGACAGCCCAAAGGGGGGCTTCCGGGCCTGCCGGGCGCAGGGGGCCTGCCAGGGCTTCCCGGCGGCGGCCTGCCGCGGAAGAAGTGA
- a CDS encoding argininosuccinate synthase, whose translation MATHKDVKKVVLAYSGGLDTSIILKWLQTELGAEVVTFTADLGQGDELEPARRKAEMLGIKDIRIVDVREEFVRDFVFPMFRANAVYEGTYLLGTSIARPLIAKHLVEIAAETGADAVAHGSTGKGNDQVRYELSAYALNPDIKVIAPWRDWAFKSRTDLMNFAEQHQIPVPKDKKGEAPFSVDANLLHSSSEGKVLEDPWSEPPEFVHQRTISPMEAPDKVTEITLQFKSGDPVALDGEVMSPATLLAALNDLGRDNGIGRLDLVENRFVGMKSRGVYETPGGTILLAAHRAIESITLDRGAAHLKDELMPRYAELIYNGFWFSPEREMLQALIDKSQADVEGEVRLKLYKGNVIVTGRRSDKSLYSDALVTFEDDRGAYDQKDAAGFIRLNALRLRTLAARRRK comes from the coding sequence ATGGCGACACACAAAGACGTAAAAAAGGTCGTGCTGGCCTATTCGGGCGGCCTCGACACCTCGATCATCCTGAAATGGCTGCAGACGGAACTGGGCGCCGAGGTCGTGACCTTCACCGCCGATCTGGGCCAAGGCGACGAACTGGAGCCGGCGCGCAGGAAGGCCGAGATGCTCGGCATCAAGGATATCCGGATCGTAGACGTCCGGGAGGAGTTCGTCCGCGACTTCGTCTTCCCGATGTTCCGCGCCAACGCGGTCTATGAGGGTACCTATCTGCTCGGCACCTCGATCGCGCGGCCGCTGATCGCCAAGCACCTTGTCGAGATAGCCGCCGAAACCGGCGCCGATGCGGTCGCCCATGGTTCGACAGGCAAGGGCAACGACCAGGTTCGCTACGAGCTTTCCGCCTACGCGCTGAACCCTGACATCAAGGTCATCGCGCCCTGGCGCGACTGGGCGTTCAAGTCGCGAACCGACCTCATGAATTTCGCCGAGCAGCACCAGATTCCGGTGCCGAAGGACAAGAAGGGCGAAGCCCCCTTCTCGGTCGACGCCAATCTCCTGCACTCATCCTCGGAGGGCAAGGTGCTGGAGGATCCGTGGAGCGAGCCGCCGGAATTCGTCCACCAGCGCACCATCTCGCCCATGGAGGCACCGGACAAGGTCACGGAGATCACACTTCAGTTCAAGTCCGGCGATCCGGTCGCGCTTGACGGGGAAGTCATGTCCCCGGCCACGCTGCTCGCCGCGCTCAACGATTTGGGGCGCGACAACGGCATCGGTCGTCTCGACCTGGTGGAGAACCGTTTCGTTGGCATGAAGTCGCGCGGCGTCTACGAGACGCCAGGCGGCACGATCCTGCTGGCCGCGCACCGCGCCATCGAATCCATCACGCTCGACCGGGGTGCCGCCCATCTCAAGGACGAACTCATGCCGCGTTATGCGGAGCTCATCTATAACGGATTCTGGTTCTCGCCCGAGCGCGAGATGCTGCAGGCATTGATCGACAAGAGCCAGGCGGATGTCGAGGGCGAGGTGCGGCTGAAGCTCTACAAGGGCAACGTCATCGTCACCGGTCGCCGCTCGGACAAGTCGCTCTATTCCGACGCGCTCGTAACGTTCGAGGACGATCGGGGCGCCTATGACCAGAAGGACGCTGCCGGCTTCATCCGGCTCAACGCACTGCGGCTGAGGACGCTTGCGGCACGGCGCAGGAAGTGA
- a CDS encoding NAD-glutamate dehydrogenase: MSVQANAAKPDRHGGAAEQLREILTARAPEEDIACYEAPALDRAADLALRALKKHRPGESVVAVEPSSGIERDGRAVTTVTVVNDNMPFLFDSIMGEITESAPEPTLVVHPVLLVRHGKEGVTEVLGEAAHKSARDADKVSLIHVHLPRMSAEECAGLERRLSRILAQVRAAVADWKPMLARLDQEITRLRYAPVPLEAGEVHETIAFLEWLRDDNFIFLGMREFNYSGGAESGTLERSDKKGLGILADPDVRVLRRGDDAVTTTPEIRAFLHGPEPLIVTKANAKSVVHRRTYLDYIGVKTFDDQGKLSGELRIVGLFASTAYTSSVLKIPHLRSKAQTVISRSGFAPTDHSGKALINVLESFPRDELFQIGVPRLRKHAEAILALGERPRVRVLYRIDQFDRFVSVLVFVPRDRYDSEVRGRIGHYLKTVFEGRLSAYYPAFPEGSLARVHFIIGRSGGKTPRIPTEELESAVRAIVRTWDDALREAAEDEGVDDKIAAVAARFSEDYRNSFEPRTALVDARCIADLSPENPIAIDFHRHPEQGKRQAALKIYHFGAPVALSRRVPLLENMGFRVISERTFEVGEPGEGQVFLHDMEIENAFGEPIDLSDDGTLFDEIFLTVWRGEHDNDRLNALAQRARMRASQIAVLRAYSRYLHQTGVPQSQGFIADTLNRYPAIAERLFALFLARFDPQRAPGEKAQARAKEIEEEILAALETVPSLDDDTIIRRFLNLVQSTLRTNFFTESGRRSLAIKLDSRSVEGLPQPRPWREVFVYGPEVEGVHLRFGPVARGGLRWSDRAQDYRTEVLGLVKAQQVKNSVIVPVGAKGGFYPRRLPAGGDRQQVFEAGRQAYINFVSTLLSVTDNLDGDTVVPPGNVVRHDGNDPYFVVAADKGTATFSDTANEISQVHDFWLDDAFASGGSAGYDHKKMGITARGAWEAVKRHFREMNRDIQTEPFTVVGVGDMSGDVFGNGMLLSPCTKLIAAFDHRDIFIDPDPDSAISFAERTRLFDLPRSSWQDYDKSKLSKGGMIVSRTQKQITLSPEAARALGLASAVGSPAEIMRAILEAPVDLLWFGGIGTYVRATGESNQEVGDRANDTIRVTAKEVGAKVVGEGANLGMTQRARVEFNLKGGRSNSDAIDNSGGVNSSDLEVNIKIALAAAMRNGSLARPERNKLLAAMTGEVADLVLANNYMQTLAISLVERRGLSELPHQARMMSLFEAQGHLDRAVEFLPGPEALAERQSRGEALTRAEIGVLLAYAKIVLFDELVASPLPDEPHFEADLFAYFPTRMRSKYAGEIRGHRLRREIIATELANDIIDRGGPTFVTRLQDMTGRPAHEIVEAYAVVRDGFDLRSIFSAIDALDNRIDGQVQLALYERVCRLILSATAWQLKNGAGAGPTGERIRHLIEARAKLEPALKSLLPHFLAEGISAMAAQYEAAGVPAPLAGRLGSLDASALVPDIVLAADTAKTDLSKAASAFFAISEAFRLSRIESAAGALAPTDYYDGLALARAMDTIDIARRGITVAALSAYRDTDDPAARWVEAGGERVARVRDRLQSLTESGDLTVSRLSVAAGLIADLSA; the protein is encoded by the coding sequence ATGAGCGTCCAGGCAAACGCGGCAAAGCCCGACCGGCATGGGGGTGCGGCGGAGCAGTTGCGGGAAATTCTGACCGCCCGCGCACCGGAGGAGGACATCGCTTGCTACGAGGCGCCTGCCCTCGACCGCGCGGCCGACCTGGCGCTGCGTGCGCTGAAAAAGCATCGGCCGGGCGAAAGCGTGGTCGCCGTCGAGCCCAGTTCTGGGATCGAGCGTGACGGGCGCGCCGTCACCACCGTCACGGTGGTCAACGACAACATGCCCTTCCTGTTCGATTCGATCATGGGCGAGATCACCGAGTCGGCGCCGGAGCCGACCCTAGTGGTGCATCCCGTGCTCCTCGTCCGGCACGGGAAGGAGGGCGTCACCGAAGTCCTCGGCGAGGCGGCCCACAAGTCGGCTCGCGACGCCGATAAGGTGAGCCTCATCCATGTGCACCTCCCGCGCATGTCGGCGGAGGAGTGCGCCGGGCTCGAGCGAAGGCTCTCCCGCATCCTGGCTCAGGTGCGCGCCGCCGTGGCCGACTGGAAACCGATGCTCGCCCGCCTCGACCAGGAGATCACGCGGCTTCGTTATGCGCCGGTGCCGCTGGAGGCCGGCGAGGTCCATGAGACCATCGCCTTCCTCGAATGGCTGCGCGATGACAATTTCATCTTTCTCGGCATGCGCGAGTTCAATTACTCCGGCGGCGCGGAAAGCGGCACGCTGGAGCGCTCCGACAAGAAGGGGCTCGGCATCCTCGCCGATCCCGATGTGCGCGTTCTCAGGCGCGGCGACGATGCCGTCACCACCACGCCGGAGATCCGCGCCTTCCTGCACGGGCCGGAGCCGCTGATCGTCACAAAGGCGAATGCAAAATCCGTCGTCCACCGCCGCACCTATCTCGACTATATCGGCGTGAAGACCTTCGATGATCAGGGAAAGCTCTCGGGCGAGCTGCGCATCGTCGGTCTTTTCGCCTCGACGGCCTATACGAGCTCCGTCCTGAAGATCCCCCATCTGCGCTCCAAGGCGCAGACCGTCATCTCCCGTTCCGGTTTCGCGCCGACCGATCATTCGGGCAAGGCACTCATCAACGTGCTCGAATCCTTCCCGCGCGACGAGCTCTTCCAGATCGGCGTTCCGCGCCTGCGCAAGCACGCGGAGGCGATCCTGGCCCTCGGCGAACGCCCGCGTGTGCGCGTGCTCTACCGCATAGACCAGTTCGATCGTTTCGTTTCCGTTCTGGTTTTCGTGCCGCGCGATCGCTACGATTCGGAAGTCCGGGGGCGGATCGGCCATTATCTGAAGACCGTTTTCGAAGGGCGTCTCTCTGCCTACTATCCGGCCTTCCCGGAAGGCTCGCTCGCGCGCGTGCACTTCATCATCGGCCGCTCCGGCGGCAAGACGCCGCGCATTCCGACCGAGGAACTGGAATCGGCCGTACGAGCGATCGTACGTACCTGGGACGATGCCCTGCGCGAAGCCGCGGAGGACGAGGGGGTCGACGACAAAATAGCCGCCGTGGCCGCGCGTTTTTCCGAGGATTACCGCAACAGTTTCGAGCCCCGGACGGCGCTCGTCGATGCCCGGTGCATCGCAGACCTTTCTCCGGAGAACCCGATCGCCATCGATTTCCACCGCCATCCCGAGCAGGGCAAACGCCAGGCAGCGTTGAAGATCTATCATTTCGGCGCGCCCGTCGCCTTGAGCCGCCGCGTGCCGCTGCTCGAGAATATGGGTTTCCGCGTCATCAGCGAGCGCACCTTCGAGGTCGGTGAACCGGGCGAGGGACAGGTCTTCCTGCACGACATGGAGATCGAGAACGCCTTCGGCGAGCCCATAGACCTTTCCGACGACGGCACGCTGTTCGACGAGATCTTCCTCACCGTCTGGCGAGGAGAGCATGACAATGACCGCCTGAACGCGCTTGCGCAGCGGGCGCGAATGCGGGCCTCGCAGATCGCCGTACTGCGGGCCTACAGCCGCTACCTGCACCAGACCGGCGTTCCCCAGAGTCAGGGCTTCATCGCCGACACGCTGAACCGCTACCCCGCGATCGCGGAGCGGCTCTTCGCCCTCTTCCTCGCGCGCTTCGATCCGCAGCGCGCGCCCGGCGAAAAGGCCCAAGCCAGGGCGAAGGAGATAGAGGAGGAGATTCTGGCCGCGCTCGAAACCGTGCCCAGTCTCGATGACGACACGATCATCCGGCGCTTCCTGAACCTCGTCCAGTCGACACTGCGTACGAATTTCTTCACCGAGAGCGGCCGGCGCTCGCTCGCCATCAAGCTCGATTCGCGGTCGGTCGAGGGGCTGCCGCAGCCGCGCCCCTGGCGTGAGGTCTTCGTCTACGGCCCGGAGGTGGAGGGCGTGCATCTGCGCTTCGGGCCGGTGGCGCGCGGCGGCCTTCGCTGGTCGGACCGGGCGCAGGACTATCGCACCGAGGTTCTGGGCCTCGTCAAAGCGCAGCAGGTCAAGAACAGCGTCATCGTGCCCGTCGGCGCCAAGGGCGGCTTCTATCCGCGCCGCCTTCCAGCGGGCGGCGATCGCCAGCAGGTCTTCGAGGCGGGTCGTCAAGCCTATATCAACTTCGTCTCCACCCTGCTCTCCGTCACCGACAATCTCGACGGCGACACGGTCGTACCGCCCGGGAACGTCGTCCGCCACGACGGGAACGACCCCTATTTCGTCGTCGCCGCCGACAAGGGCACCGCCACCTTCTCCGACACGGCCAACGAAATCAGCCAGGTCCACGATTTCTGGCTGGACGACGCCTTCGCCTCCGGCGGCTCGGCCGGCTACGACCACAAGAAGATGGGCATCACCGCGCGCGGCGCCTGGGAAGCGGTGAAGCGGCATTTCCGCGAGATGAACCGGGATATCCAGACGGAGCCCTTCACCGTGGTGGGCGTGGGCGACATGTCCGGCGACGTCTTCGGCAACGGCATGCTGCTCTCGCCCTGCACGAAGCTCATCGCTGCCTTCGATCACCGCGACATCTTCATTGATCCCGACCCGGATTCGGCCATCTCCTTTGCCGAGCGCACGCGCCTCTTCGACCTGCCCCGCTCGAGCTGGCAGGATTATGACAAATCGAAGCTGTCGAAGGGCGGCATGATCGTCTCGCGCACGCAGAAGCAGATCACGCTCAGCCCCGAGGCGGCCCGGGCCCTCGGCTTGGCGAGCGCCGTCGGATCGCCCGCCGAGATCATGCGCGCCATCCTCGAGGCGCCCGTCGACCTCCTTTGGTTCGGCGGCATCGGCACCTATGTGCGCGCTACCGGCGAATCCAATCAGGAGGTGGGCGACCGCGCCAATGACACGATCCGCGTCACCGCGAAGGAGGTGGGCGCCAAGGTCGTCGGCGAGGGTGCCAATCTCGGCATGACGCAGCGCGCGCGCGTCGAGTTCAACCTCAAGGGCGGCCGCTCCAATTCCGATGCCATCGACAATTCCGGTGGCGTCAACTCCTCCGACCTCGAGGTCAACATCAAGATCGCGCTCGCCGCCGCCATGCGGAACGGCTCCCTCGCGCGTCCCGAGCGCAACAAGCTGCTCGCGGCCATGACCGGCGAGGTGGCGGATCTGGTGCTTGCCAATAATTACATGCAGACGCTCGCCATCTCGCTGGTGGAGCGCCGCGGGCTTTCCGAGCTGCCCCATCAGGCGCGCATGATGAGCCTGTTCGAGGCCCAGGGCCATCTCGACCGCGCGGTCGAGTTCCTCCCCGGCCCCGAGGCGCTGGCCGAGCGCCAGAGCCGCGGCGAGGCCCTCACCCGGGCTGAGATCGGCGTGCTGCTCGCCTATGCCAAGATCGTGCTCTTCGACGAGCTGGTGGCGAGCCCGCTCCCCGACGAGCCGCATTTCGAGGCCGATCTCTTCGCCTATTTCCCCACGCGGATGCGCAGCAAATATGCCGGCGAGATCCGCGGCCACCGGCTGCGCCGCGAGATCATCGCCACCGAGCTCGCCAACGACATCATAGACCGCGGCGGACCCACTTTCGTCACGCGCCTGCAGGACATGACCGGCCGCCCGGCGCACGAGATCGTCGAGGCCTATGCGGTCGTGCGCGACGGCTTCGACCTGCGCTCGATCTTCTCGGCCATCGACGCCCTGGACAACAGGATCGACGGCCAGGTGCAGCTCGCGCTCTATGAGCGGGTCTGCCGCCTCATTCTCTCTGCGACCGCCTGGCAGCTCAAGAATGGTGCCGGTGCGGGCCCGACGGGCGAGCGGATCCGCCACCTGATCGAGGCGCGGGCGAAGCTCGAGCCGGCGCTGAAGTCCCTGCTGCCCCACTTCCTCGCCGAGGGGATCTCCGCCATGGCGGCGCAGTACGAGGCAGCGGGCGTGCCCGCCCCTCTTGCGGGGCGGCTCGGTTCCCTCGACGCCTCGGCACTGGTGCCGGATATCGTGCTGGCCGCCGATACGGCGAAGACCGATCTGTCCAAGGCCGCCAGCGCCTTTTTCGCCATCAGCGAAGCCTTCCGCCTGAGCCGCATCGAATCGGCTGCCGGCGCGCTCGCGCCGACCGACTATTATGACGGGCTGGCGCTGGCGCGCGCAATGGATACGATCGATATCGCCCGCCGGGGGATCACGGTTGCGGCGCTGTCGGCCTATCGCGACACGGACGACCCCGCCGCGCGCTGGGTGGAGGCGGGCGGCGAGCGCGTGGCGCGCGTGCGTGATCGGCTCCAGTCGCTCACCGAAAGCGGCGATCTCACCGTCTCCCGCCTGTCCGTCGCGGCCGGCCTGATAGCTGACCTGAGCGCTTGA